Genomic window (Gemmatimonadota bacterium):
CTCTGGCTCCTTGCACGCCCGTAGCCGCTCGACCAGACCGTTCCCCCCGCGCCAGGTCCAGCGCGTCCCTTGCTCCCGACAGCGCTCCATGTCTCGCTGGCTGAGGTGGCTGGGGTGGTAAATAACCGACCTGATCGTGGGATCGAGCGCGAGCCATGGCCACACGCCGGCCCAAAGTGATGACCGTTCGATCCGCACGTCGATCCCGGGACCGCACTCCTCTGCGACCTGTGCCTCGTATCGAAAGTCGGTCAGGAGGACACATTCGCGCTGGGTGACGAGGACCAGGGCGTTGGAACCGGAGAATCCCGTCAGGTAGCGCGTGTTCGGCAGGTCACTGACCAGTAGCGCGTCGCCCTGAGCAGCCACAAGCGCTTCCCTCAGACGCCGGAGCCGCCCCTGGTGGTCGATCACTGAGGCGCGAGCCGTACCACCAATCCCCGGAGGGCCAACTCGTAGCCCTGCGCCCCCAGGCCGCAGATCAGCCCGATCGCGTCTGCCGCGAGCACCGAATGTCGCCGCTCTGGCTCTCTCGCGAAGATGTTGGACAGGTGCACCTCAACGAACGGCACTCGGACCGCAGCGAAGGCGTCGCGCAGCGCAAGGCTCGTGTGGGAATACGCACCCGCATTGATGATCGCGCCATCGCAACGGCCGTGCAGGCGCTGGACTGCGTCGATCAGATCCCCTTCCCCATTCCACTGGCCGAATTCCAGGGTGACCCCCAACACGCTCGCCACCTGCCGCAGGCGGGACTCGATGTCCCGCAGCGTGGTGGTACCGTAGATCTCCGGTTCTCGCGTGCCGAGCAGGTTGAGATTGGGGCCGTTGAGTACGGCAATCCTCACTTCTTCTTCAAGCCTTCGAGCCAGGCCGTGAACTGCTCGATGTCTGCATTGGCCTCACCGTCCGGCCCCGGTGCGAGTGGGTCCGACGGCTCCGAGCTTCCCTCTCGGACTGCGGACGTCACGGCGTCCGCCTGCGCGGACGGAAGTTGACCGAACAGCGTGTCGAGCGATAGTTCCGGCGCGACAGGAGCGGCGGCCACCCCGAACGCCCCGGCGAGGCCTAATGCCGCAGACTCGTCCGCTTCGCTGGGGTCCTGCCCGCGAAACATCGACGCCAAACCGCCAGCGGACATCGCCGGAGCGTCGGGCTGGGTGAGCGCCTCATCTGGGCGCGCCACGCCCGAATATGAGGGCGTCGTTCGAACTGCCGCCGGTTCCAGCGCTTCGGTGGGTGCGGGGGCGGCATCCGCGGGCGTCACCCCTCGGAGCGCAATCGCGCTGAAGAAGTCGCGAACGCTGGGCCCGGTCGGTTCCTGCGCAGGCGACGTGAGCGGCGTTATGGTCGGCGCGCGAACGCCAACTTCGAGCGAAGCCACCCGCGCCTGAAGGATCTCGTCGCTGGGGTTCTGCGCCAGGAGCTGGCGATAGATCGCGAGCGCCTCCTCGTCGAATCCCTGCTGGAGGTACAACTCGGCCATCGTCTCCGTGACGAAGGGTGCCGGCGGTTCCTCGCTGACAGGCGCGCTGAAGGCCGGTGTCCGCCCGATCGCCGGGTCGTACTCCGCAGACACCGCGTCCACCGCATCGTCCACGCGATGCTCAATGACCGCGTCGTGTTCGGCGGAGATGGCCGCTTCCAGATCGATTTCGTTGCTCGCAGCTGGCGCTGCTGCAGGGAGGGACACTTCCTCAAACATCGACTCGAACTCAACCTCCTCCTGCACCTCCTCAGCAACCACTGCTGGTGCGGGAAGTTCCTCATCGCCGTCCAGAGCCACCCCGTCGAGGTCTTCGATAGTCGCGGGGGAATCCTCAGCGGCGTATGCGGCCTCGTTCGCATCGAGCGCCACGAACTGCGGGCTTTCGTAGCCGGAGCCGACCTCGGGGGCCTTGGCTTCAACCGACGCCACCTCTATGGCATCGTTGTTGTCCGAAGGACCCTCGGGGAGTGGCCCCTCGGCGACGGCGCCCAAATCGAGTGAAAAGGCGGAGAGGTCCGGGGCGACGGCTGCCAGAACTTCCTCTGGCGTCGTCCGCGCGGCAAGTGGCGCTGCGGCTTCGGAGAGGGCGGCTGGAAATTCCGGGAACGGATCGTCGTGCTGAACGGCACTGGCCTCGGGCGCGGCGGAAAACCAGTCGGTGTGCTCCGGTTCAGCGACGGCTTCGAGCTCACCAAGGTCCTGGTGCGTCGGGATGCCGCCGAACAATGGGGTCGCCAACGACTCGATGACTTCGGGCTCGGAGGCCGCGGGTTGCGCGTCTACCCAGTCCAGACCGCCCTCCGGGTGAGCGTTCCAAGTCTCGTCCGCAACCTCCCCGGTCGCTGGAACAATCGAATTGCTCACCGGCGTGGGCTGACGGGACAACGCCGTCAGGGCGTCTGCCGCCTCTACCCCGACAACGCGGATCAACTCCCTGATCTCGTCGTTCCGCGGGTCGGCTTCGAGCACCCTTTGGTACCACGCGGACGCGGCAGCCGGAGCACCCTGCTCCCGGGCGATATCTCCGAGGTACCGGAGGGCGATCAGGTTCTCTGGATCGAGGTCGAGCGCCTGCTCGAACACGCCGCGGGACTCAGCCAGTTCCCTCGATTCATAGAGCGCCTGGGCGAGCACGATGTGGCCCGAAATGTGTCCTGGCTGGTTCGGGAGGTGCGTCCGACAGAGCGCGATCGCCTGCGACAGGTCCCCCTGTTTGCGAAATTCATTGGCGTATGGAGCGAAATATCGACGAGGGTTCTCGTCGAACTTCTTTCGCAACTCGTCGATACGGGCGGAAGTGGCCATGCCGAGCCCTCTAGCGTTCGCGCCGCGTCCCAAGGCGCGGCGGTCCGGGGAATGTACTAGCAATGTGACGAGCGACGGCGCGAGAAGTGACAGCGTAACTTGCCCTTAGGCGCCGGTCACAAATAGCTTTCCCGGTTCTTGCCCCACCGGAACGGGGGGCACCCTCGAGCATCCACGGTAATTCAGGAGTCCCGCACGTGCTTCAGCAGTTGCGGAGCCGGTCCGGCTGGGTCTGGGCCATCGTCTTCTTGTTCTTCGTCGTCGGTTTCCTTCTGGCGGATACCTCCGGCCTGTTGGGCCTTGGCCCTGCACCGATCACCAACAGCACAGTCGTCGCCAAGGTGAACGGTCAGGAGATCCCCTGGCTCGGCTGGCAGAACCTCGCAAACCAGCTCCAGCAGCAACAGGAGCAGGCAGGGGGCCGAGGGCTGAACCTGGACGAGCGCCAGCGCGTCGAAGATCAGGCGTTTGAGCAACTCGTCAGCAATGTGCTCCTGGCGCAGGAGTACGAGCGACGCGGCATCCGGGTCTCGGACGCGGAGATCCGTCAGGCGGCGGAACAGAGCCCGCCACCGGAGATGATGCAGAATCCCGAGCTCCAGACGGATGGTCAGTTCGACATCGCCAAGTACCGTCGACTCCTTGGGAGCGCCGCAGCGCGCCAGCAGGGGCTCCTGGTATCTCTGGAGGGTTACTATCGCACGGAGATCCCCCGGGCCAAGCTCTTCGACCAGCTGGCCGGAGACGTGTTTGTCTCGGACGCAAAGCTCTGGGCGAATTACCGTGACCAGAACGACACGGCTCAAGTGAGCTTCGTCATGTTTGATGCGACTGCGGTTCCGGATAGCACGGTCAGCGTGCCGGACAGCGAGCTGCGCGCATACTACGAGAAGAACAAGGCCTCGCTCGAACGTCCCGGCCGCGCGGTACTGTCGACGTTGTCGGTGCCCCGCACCGTGGTCGCCTCGGACACGGCAGCGACGCTAGCGAAGACGCTCGCGATTCGGGCGGAGATCGCCGGTGGCGCGAAATTCGAGGACGTTGCGATTCGTGAGAGCGCGGACACCGTGTCGGGAAGCCGCGGAGGTGATCTGGGGACGGCACTCCCGTCCGCGTGGGACCCGACGTTTGGCAACGCGGCGAAGGCGCTGCGCGTGGGTGAGCTGTCGCAGCCCGTCCTGACGCCGTTTGGTTATCACCTGATCCGGAAGGACGGCGTCAAGGGCGATTCGCTCCTGCTTCGTCACATCCTGGTTCGGGTGCAGCAGTCGGACTCGAATGCGATGCGAACGGATCGGCGGGCGGACTCCCTCTCGAACATCGCGGCCTCGGCGACGGACGCTCCCGCACGGCTCGACAGCGCGGCCAAGGTACTGGGGCTCACCATCGAGCGGATCGTCGCATTCGAAGGGGAGCCTGCAATGTCCGGGGCCGGCCGGCCCTTGCCGTCCGTCTCAGCCTGGGCCTTCACGGGCTCGAAGGTAGGCGAGATCTCGGATCTGTACGACGGCGATGACGTCTATGTCCTCGCAAGGCTCGACTCGCTGGTCGACGGGGGCGTCCCGAAGTTCGAGGACGCCCGCGACGACATCCGGCGCATCCTCATTGGGCGAAAGAAGGCTGAGTCGCTCGTGGCACGGGCCAATGCCGTCTACGCCGATGCGAAGGGCCCGGGCGGGCTGGAAGCCGCCGCCAAGGCGAAGGACATGCCGGTCACCAAGTCCGAGGCGTTTACCCGGCCGCAGTTTGTCCCGGGGCTCGGTCGGTTGAACGAGGCGGTCGGTGCGTCGTTCGCCCTCCCTGTGGGGACGGTGAGCGGCCCGATCGTGACCGATCAGGGCGCGTTCCTCGTGCGGGTCGACCGACGCGTCTCTGCCGACTCCACCGCGTGGCTCGCCCAGAAGGACACCCAGCGACGCGAGGCTATCTCCGCCATCCAACAGCTGCGCGTGCGCACCTTCCTCTCCGAGATCCGAAAGACCGCCAAGGTCGACGACCGCCGAAAGCAGCTCAACGCCTCGGCGCGTGCACAGGCCAATCAGATCTAGCACACCCGGTACGGGTGAAGGCTGGTAAACGCGAAGGGGAGCCGACTTGGCTCCCCTTCTGCTTTCTCCCCGGCGCGGCGCTTCAGCTGATCAAACGCTTGGGCTCAGGACGGGCTTCCTCTTCCTGTTGCACCGACTGCGCCGGCGGCTGCGGCAACGACTGACGGTATTCTTCCTTGATGGAGCTGTTCGCGTCCGAGAGGCCGCGTTTGAACTCCTTGATACTCTTGCCGAACGACGCGCCGATCTCAGGCAGTCGGCGTGCGCCAAACAGCAGCAGCACGACGACGAGGATCAGCAGGATTTCCATGAAGCCGAGGTTCCCGAAGTTCATAATGGACTCCTAGAAAAGCGATCGCGCGATGAGGTAGGCGATCAGTACCCCGACCAGGCTGAGCAACGAGACGTCCAGGGCGATCGGGCCCAGAGTGAAGTTCAAGATAACGAGGTCTATGTTCAAGGGGCCCAGGGACGGATTGACTCCGGTGGTCAGGAACTCCTTGACCGCCCCCACCGGGAGGAACCGGCGGGAGAAGTGGGTCATGAACCCCCCGACGACGAACCCGATGGACAGGACCAGAAGGTGGAACGCGGCGGACCGCTTGCCCGTGGACGCCTTGGCCATCACGACCTCCGGTCCATGACGTACCACATGGCATCGTGCAGGGCCTGCCGAGCCCGCGACTCCGGCAGGGAGGCCAATGCCGACTCGGCTTCCGCGAGATAGCGCTCCCCCTGCTCCCTCGCATAGTCCAGCCCGCCCTCTTCCTGCACGATGCCGATGACGGCGTGTACCTGCTCCGGTGTGGGCTCCGGGGAGGCGAACAGGGCATCGACCACCGCGCGCTGCGGCGGCGACATGGTGCGCAGGGCCGCGATGAGGGGCAGCGTCACCTTGTGTTCCCGCAAGTCCAGGCCGGATGGCTTGCCCATGGTTTCTGCTTCGGCTGTGTAGTCCAGCAGGTCATCGGCCACCTGGAAGGCCATCCCCAGCCGTTCGCCGAACGTGGCCAGTGGATCACGAAACGCGGGAGCGCCACACAACGCCCCGACCTCGCACGAGGCCTTGAACAGCGCGGCCGTCTTGCACTTGATCAGGAACTCGTAGTCCGCTTCGGAAAAGCTGAGCGCATCGAGCGCCCCCAGCTGTCGCATCTCGCCCACCGTGAGTTCATTCGAGGCATTGGCGAAGACTCGCAGGACCTCCAGGTCCCCGAGGCGCACGAGCTCCTGGACGGCGCGCGAATACAGAAAGTCCCCGGCGATCACGGCGACCTCGTGCGTGAACAGGCTGTTGACGGTCGGCATGCCGCGGCGGAGGACCGAGTGGTCGACCGCGTCGTCGTGGACGAGCGTGGCCAAGTGGATCAGCTCAATCACGGCCGCATACGAAGCGACGCGCGTCTCGGCGCTCGCCTCGACCTCGCTGGCAAGGAGCATGAGGGTGGGGCGCACCATCTTGCCCTTCATCAGCATGAGGTGCTGGTTCACCCCGCTGAAGAATTCCGAGTCCACGGCGACGATACGCCACATCTCCGACAGGACCCGGGCCAGCGGCTCGGCGACGGGGGCCTGGATCTCCTGGAGCGTTGGTGCGGTGTGGCTACGAGTTTTCAGGTTCACTGAGCGGTGCGTTCCAGGGCGGCGAGACGGGTGGCAACATCGCGGAACGCGATGTCCACCGCAAAGACGCGTTGAAAATAACGCATCGCGTCCGCTCGGCGCCCGACCTGCTCGCAGGCGTACCCCAGAAGGTAGAGGACCCCACACATGGCGAACTCGTCGGCCCCCGGCTGCTCGGCCGGGCGCTGGAGCAGGGCAATCGCCACTTCGAACTGCCCCTTTTCGACAAAACACTGTCCCAATGCCTCGTAGGACCGCACGCGGTGGGCCGGGCCCCTAAGGGCGCGCTGGAACTGGGCCACGGCCTC
Coding sequences:
- a CDS encoding tetratricopeptide repeat protein is translated as MATSARIDELRKKFDENPRRYFAPYANEFRKQGDLSQAIALCRTHLPNQPGHISGHIVLAQALYESRELAESRGVFEQALDLDPENLIALRYLGDIAREQGAPAAASAWYQRVLEADPRNDEIRELIRVVGVEAADALTALSRQPTPVSNSIVPATGEVADETWNAHPEGGLDWVDAQPAASEPEVIESLATPLFGGIPTHQDLGELEAVAEPEHTDWFSAAPEASAVQHDDPFPEFPAALSEAAAPLAARTTPEEVLAAVAPDLSAFSLDLGAVAEGPLPEGPSDNNDAIEVASVEAKAPEVGSGYESPQFVALDANEAAYAAEDSPATIEDLDGVALDGDEELPAPAVVAEEVQEEVEFESMFEEVSLPAAAPAASNEIDLEAAISAEHDAVIEHRVDDAVDAVSAEYDPAIGRTPAFSAPVSEEPPAPFVTETMAELYLQQGFDEEALAIYRQLLAQNPSDEILQARVASLEVGVRAPTITPLTSPAQEPTGPSVRDFFSAIALRGVTPADAAPAPTEALEPAAVRTTPSYSGVARPDEALTQPDAPAMSAGGLASMFRGQDPSEADESAALGLAGAFGVAAAPVAPELSLDTLFGQLPSAQADAVTSAVREGSSEPSDPLAPGPDGEANADIEQFTAWLEGLKKK
- a CDS encoding SurA N-terminal domain-containing protein; the encoded protein is MLQQLRSRSGWVWAIVFLFFVVGFLLADTSGLLGLGPAPITNSTVVAKVNGQEIPWLGWQNLANQLQQQQEQAGGRGLNLDERQRVEDQAFEQLVSNVLLAQEYERRGIRVSDAEIRQAAEQSPPPEMMQNPELQTDGQFDIAKYRRLLGSAAARQQGLLVSLEGYYRTEIPRAKLFDQLAGDVFVSDAKLWANYRDQNDTAQVSFVMFDATAVPDSTVSVPDSELRAYYEKNKASLERPGRAVLSTLSVPRTVVASDTAATLAKTLAIRAEIAGGAKFEDVAIRESADTVSGSRGGDLGTALPSAWDPTFGNAAKALRVGELSQPVLTPFGYHLIRKDGVKGDSLLLRHILVRVQQSDSNAMRTDRRADSLSNIAASATDAPARLDSAAKVLGLTIERIVAFEGEPAMSGAGRPLPSVSAWAFTGSKVGEISDLYDGDDVYVLARLDSLVDGGVPKFEDARDDIRRILIGRKKAESLVARANAVYADAKGPGGLEAAAKAKDMPVTKSEAFTRPQFVPGLGRLNEAVGASFALPVGTVSGPIVTDQGAFLVRVDRRVSADSTAWLAQKDTQRREAISAIQQLRVRTFLSEIRKTAKVDDRRKQLNASARAQANQI
- a CDS encoding twin-arginine translocase TatA/TatE family subunit, with protein sequence MNFGNLGFMEILLILVVVLLLFGARRLPEIGASFGKSIKEFKRGLSDANSSIKEEYRQSLPQPPAQSVQQEEEARPEPKRLIS
- the aroQ gene encoding type II 3-dehydroquinate dehydratase codes for the protein MRIAVLNGPNLNLLGTREPEIYGTTTLRDIESRLRQVASVLGVTLEFGQWNGEGDLIDAVQRLHGRCDGAIINAGAYSHTSLALRDAFAAVRVPFVEVHLSNIFAREPERRHSVLAADAIGLICGLGAQGYELALRGLVVRLAPQ
- a CDS encoding polyprenyl synthetase family protein, whose product is MNLKTRSHTAPTLQEIQAPVAEPLARVLSEMWRIVAVDSEFFSGVNQHLMLMKGKMVRPTLMLLASEVEASAETRVASYAAVIELIHLATLVHDDAVDHSVLRRGMPTVNSLFTHEVAVIAGDFLYSRAVQELVRLGDLEVLRVFANASNELTVGEMRQLGALDALSFSEADYEFLIKCKTAALFKASCEVGALCGAPAFRDPLATFGERLGMAFQVADDLLDYTAEAETMGKPSGLDLREHKVTLPLIAALRTMSPPQRAVVDALFASPEPTPEQVHAVIGIVQEEGGLDYAREQGERYLAEAESALASLPESRARQALHDAMWYVMDRRS
- a CDS encoding DUF4321 domain-containing protein, encoding MAKASTGKRSAAFHLLVLSIGFVVGGFMTHFSRRFLPVGAVKEFLTTGVNPSLGPLNIDLVILNFTLGPIALDVSLLSLVGVLIAYLIARSLF